The DNA sequence TTCCGCGTTCCAGCCATCGAGGACATAGCGGAAGCCCTTGCCGACATCACCGATCACGGCATCTGCCGGCACCCGCATCCCTCGGTAGCTCACTCGATTGGTAGCGAAGTTGAACATCGTGCGGACCGGCTCGACGATCAGCGCCTCGGGTTGCTTCGCGCGCACCTCTCTCAGGTCGACGAGAAAGAGGGTGAGCCCATCAGCGCGGCCCCGACCGTCGTTACGGGGTGAGGTCCGCGCCAGAACGAGCGCGAGGTCCGACTGATCGATTCGACTAGTCCAGCTCTTCTCACCGGTGATTGTCCAACCATCCCCGTTGCGGACAGCCTCGGTCTCGATTCGCGTCGTGTCGGAGCCGGCGGTCTGCTCCGTGATCGAGAACGCCTGGAGTCGCAAACTGCCGCCCGCGAGACCCGGCAAGTACGCTCGCTTCTGCTCGTCACTGCCGTGCCGGAGAAGGGCTGCCATGGTGTACATCTGGGCGTGGCATGCTCCGGAGTGTCCGCCCGAACGGTTGATCTCCTCCAGAATCACACTAGCGTCCCCTATTCCCAGGCCCAGGCCGCCGAACTCGGTCGGAATAAGCGCAGAAAGGAATCCCGCCTTCGTGAGGGCGTCAACGAACTCCTCGGGGTAGCCGCGGCGCTGGTCGAGCTCTCGCCAGTACTCGTCCGGAAATTCGCTACAAAGTGCCGCGACGTCCGCACGAAGTCGCTCACGTTCAATCATTGTCAATCTCCATACTATGGATTATATATAATAGACTACGAAGCGCTATCTAACTTGACCGAAGAGAGCGGAGCGTCTCCGTCAGCGTGTCGCCACCTTTTGACGAGCGCACGAGCAGAATCAGGACCGACTAACTCCGCCGCCTTCTCAGCAATGTCCTCCCAATTAGGTGGACTCGAAGGGGAACCTCGGAAGCTCTCGGTGGTCCGCGCGATCTCCTGCCCATCGTCGAGCAACACGCGCACCTCGGCGGTCCATCTGGAAGGGTAGGCGGCCTCCACCTTCGCGCTGGTCACGGTGTGGATTTTCGACATCCACGGCGCCAACCGCTCGGCCACGGACGCTGCGTTATCGAAGTCCTCGAGCCCGGCTCGACCCGTGGTGAAGGCGAGCGCCGCACCAAACGGCATGTTGAACTGGGCATCCACCGTCGATGCGACGCTCAGCTTCTGAGCGGGTGGAAGCGAAACAAGAGCTTGTCCCGCCTCGATGACTGCCACGTCTATGCGGGCAATCTCGTCACTCGTGAGGTGCCCGAGGGACATGTGCAGGTCCGCCAGCAGATCCATAGCGCCGTGCATATACCGGCAGCACGCGAAGAACTTTACGCTTGTGGAAAGCACACCTCGCCCCGCGCAAAGGTCCAGCTCGTTGCCCGCCGACATTCCGCCGCCGTAGAGGCGCAACCACCCGTGGTCGCCCTCGATAGCGGCTGCGGGCGCACGGAAGCCAGCGCGAGCCAGGCGCGCAGCGCGAATGCCCGCGGAAGCCGCATGGCCGGCATTGAGTCTTTTCGTCCACGCTCCATCCGTGAGAAACTGCAGGCTTCCCGCCGCGAGGTTGGCGCTCAGCGAGAGTGCATTCTGCGTTTGCTCTACGTCCAGTTCGAGCAGCCGAGACGCTGCAGCTGCTGCCCCCAGAGCTCCAGCGACAGCTGTGGGATGGAAACCACGTCGGTAGACCTCCGCCGCACCGATCAGCACCCCGCTGGACGTCATCACGTCATAACCGACGTTCGCAGCGGCGAGAGCCTCGTCCACGGAGATGCTGTCGAGATCGGCCAGCGCGAACACAGTTGGCCAGATGACAACACCGGGATGCGTCGAGGACTCCTCGTGAGTGTCATCCAGTTCCAGCCCGTGCGCTGAGATCCCGTTCACCAGGGCAGCCGCTTCGGCGGGCACTCGCGCCTGCGAACCTTCGATGTGAGCGCTCCCGGCGTCATCACTCACTGCGGCAACGGCGGCAATAGCCGACGGAGCCCGCGAGCCAGCGCGTGCAAGGGACAGGTAATCGACAGCCAGCATTCTCAATCTGTCGGATGCGGTCTCGGGTACGGGGGCCCTGGTTGCATGCTGCGCGAGGTCGGCGGTCATCGGAGCGGCGTCCATCCTTAAGCGCTCCCCCCTGCCCCGAATTCTGCACGGATTTGTTCGCTGTGCTCACCGATCGCGGGAACTGGGCCCATGAGAGGCTCGCGGCCGAATACCGTGACGGGGGGAACCGTTGCTCGAACGACGCCGCTACGAGTCGCAATGTCACGCCAGCGGCGGCGAGCTTCGAGCTGCGGGTGATCTGCAAACTCCTGCATCGTCCTCAGCCGCGCGTTCGCTATTCCCGCCGCATCCAGACGCGCCTCGGCCTCATCGACACGGATACCGCTGAACGCGGCTGCAAGCACATCCTCGAGGTCCTGACGATGCGCCATGCGCCCGGTGTTCCCCACGAAGCGATGGTCCTCAGCGAGGTCGGGGCGATTCAGCACGTCCCTGCACAAGGCAGCCCACTCGCGATCGTTTTGAACACCGAGAAACACCGTTCCATCCCTGCACGCCATCGGTCCGTAGGGAGCGATTGAGGCATGGCGCGCGCCGGCCCGGGCGGGGTCAGCCCCGCCGTAGCGCGCGTAGAAGTAGGGCTGCGCCATCCACTCCCCGAGTGCTTCTAGCATCGACACCTCGAAAACTTGCCCCGCGCCCGTCTTTTCACGCTCGTAGAGAGCGGTAAGCACACCGGAGTAGGTGTACATGCCGGCGGCGATGTCAGCAATGGAGATTCCGACCTTCGCGGGGGCGTCAGGTGAGCCCGTCACGGAGACGAGGCCGGCCTCGCACTGGATAAGCAGGTCGTACGCCTTCTTCTTCTCCGCAGGTCCGCCGCCACCGTATCCAGAGATCGAAGCGGCGATGAGGGAGGGTTCCTCGGCATGCAGTTGCAGCGGGTCAAGTCCAAGACGCCCGACGGCGCCGGGGGCGAGATTCTGAACGAAGACATCCGCCGTTCGGATGATTCGACGTATGAGGGCGATCCCGTCGGCCGTCTTGAGGTCCACGACCACGCTCTCCTTGCCGCGGTTGAGCCACGTGAAGAAGCTCGATTCGCCGTAGACCTTCGTGTCGTAGTCGCGCGCAAAGTCACCTTCAGGGCGCTCGACCTTGATAACACGGGCGCCAAGGTCCGCCAACTGTCGGGTGGCGAACGGTGCCGCGACAGCTTGTTCCAGAGAGAGGACTGTCACGCCGGCAAGCGGGGCATTCGTCATCGCGTGCCCGCCTCTGCCAGTATCCGACGAGCCCGCTCGATGACGGGGCGGTCGATCATCTTTCCATCGACCGCCTTGGCGCCATGGGTGGGACCGCCGGCTCTAACGACAGACCACGCCCAAGAGATCTCGAGGTCCGTTGGAATGAACGCGTCGTGCGTCAGGCCGACCTGACGAGGATGGATGCAAAGCTTCCCTGTCATCCCGATGGCGCGCGCCCGCTGAACAGAGTCGGTCAATGCATCATCATCGGATAGCGCCACGCTCACACCGTCGATCGGGGCGGCGCACTGTGCGGCTCGCGAGTCGAGCACGAGGTCAGCTCTGACCAGATCCATCGTCGGATCGGCATCCGGGGTCCTTTCCACCGCGGCCTGCCCGAGATCGAGCGCGAGATCGATCGTTCCGAGCGCGAGGCGCGTGACGGCACGCGAGCGCGCGAGAGCATACGCGTGCCGAACGCCGACGGCCGTCTCGACGAGTGCGACGACCTCGCCGAGACCTGTGGTGTAGTTCTCGAGGATGGATGCGTCCTCAGCCTTCGGCACCATGACGCCTGCGAATCCGCTGGCGCGTGCTGCGCCGAAGATCTCACGGTCATCGTCGGCGAAAGAGGTATCCAGACCGTTCACGCGAACAATGAAGAGCTGATCACGCCCGAGCCCGTCGTGGACCGCCCGGGCGATGCTTTCGCGCGCAAGGTCTTTCCTCGCCGCGTCGACGGCGTCCTCGAGGTCGAGCACGACCACGTCGGGGCGAGCTGCGGCTGCGGAGACGAAGCGCGCCGGGCGGTCGCCTGGGACGAAGAGCAGGGAGCGCGCATCTGCGAGTGACCGACTCATCGCGCTGAAGCCTCGTCAAGACTGGCCGTGTCCGGTCGTCTGACGTCAGCGAGCGGAGCCATGCCCCGGCGGTAAACCATGAAGGTACGCCGGTACGAGATCACGATAACTCCGTCTTGATTGAAACCCTCCGTGACCACGGTGACGAGTCCGACAGCCGGGCGCGACCCCGAATCTCGAAGCTCGAGGACGCGGGAGCGGGAGTACAGGGTGTCACCCTCGAACACAGGCGCCGGGAGCCGCACCACGTCCCATCCGAGGTTCGCAAAGACGTTCAGGGAGAGGTCGATCACTGACTGGCCCGTTACGAGCGCCAGCGTGAGAGTCGAGTTCACCAGCGGCCTGCCGAACTCCGTAGAGGCGGCGTAGGCAGAGTCGAAGTGAACCTTGGCGGTGTTCTGCGTGAGCAGAGTGAACCATGTGTTGTCAGTGGCCGTGATGGTTCTCCCCAGCGGGTGATAGTAGGTGTCTCCGATCGCAAAGTCTTCGAAGAATCGCCCCTCCCACCCAGTGACTTCCTTCCCAGTCACAGCTTCACCACCACAGTCTTGGTCTGCGTGTAGGCGTCCATCGCCTCATAGCCTTTCTCTCGGCCGTAGCCGGAACGTTTGAATCCGCCGAAGGGCAGCTCCACTCCCCCGCCCGCGCCATAGGTGTTGATGTACACCTGGCCCGCCTCGATCTCTGCGGCCATCCGATGCGCGCGACCGATGTCTCGCGTCCATACGGCTCCGAGCAGCGCGTAGTCGGTCCCGTTCGCCAGAGCGAGTGCATCAGCCTCGTCATCGAACGAAGTGGTGACGAGGACGGGCCCGAAGACCTCTTCCTGCGCGATCTCGGAGGCGGGATCGACGTCATCGATGAGAGTGGCGGAGAAGAACGCTCCTTCGTCGTACCCGGCCGGTATAGTGCCACCGGCGATGACTCGCCCTGAGCTAGCGGCCACCAACTGCTCTACCCGCTTCTGCTGCTTTACGGAGATGAGCGGTCCGAGGTCGGGGTCGTCGATACCGCGGCCCATTGTCACCGTCTCGAATCGTCGGCCGAGCCGTTCGATGATCTCGGCGTGAACGTGCCGGTGCACGAGGAGTCGTGCGCCAGCTGAGCAGGTCTGTCCGGCGTTCTGGATGATCGCCTTCAGCAAGACCGGGACGGCAGCGTCGAGGTCGGCGTCCGGGAAAACGATTTGAGCGGACTTGCCACCCAGCTCGAGGGTGGTGGGGACGGTCCGCTCGGCAGCCGAGCGCGCAATCTGTGCGCCGATAGCGGTCGAACCGACGAACCCGATGTGAGCCACCCCTTGGTGCTCAGCCAGGAGAGCGCCTGTCTCCGCGCCGATCCCCGGGATGACGTTGAGGACCCCCTTGGGTAACCCGGACTCGATCGCGAGCTCGGCGACCCGCACAGCAGAACGAGGAGTCTCGTCCGCCGGCTTGACCACGCATGCGTTCCCTGTGGCCAACGCGGGTCCTATCGCGCGTCCTAAGAGCTGCAGAGGATAGTTCCAGGCAAGAATGTGCGCAGCGACGCCGAACGGTTCGCGTCGGGTGTATACGACGTGGTCTGGCCCAATCGGAATCGAAAGACCGTAGTACGAGTCGATCGCGTGACCGTAGAAGGTCATGTATCGGGCACAAACGTCGACATCAGCGAGAGCCTGCGATAAGGGCTTACCCGTGTCCTCGCTCTCGAGGACCGCCAACTCGTCACGATTGTCGAAGATTAGGGAACCTAGTCGTGTGAGCACCCCCGCCCTTTGTTCGGGTGTGGCGCGCCTCCACAGACGCTGAGCTCGACCGGCGGCCTCGACCGCGGCATCCACCTCCGCGGGGCCGGAGCGGACGACGGTCCCGAGGCTACGGCCATCCGCGGGGTCGATGTTCTCGTAGGTTGCTGTGCAATCGACGGAGGATCCATCGATGAAGGCTAGCGTCTGAGCCAAAGCAGTCCTCCTTGTGAGGGCGAGAGCGCGCGCCGTCGCCCGTCTATATTTTATATATTACGCATACTGGATCGACTTTGGTGCACGTCCTCCGCGATCGAGAAAGATATGTTGTCGCAGACGACAGCGAGACTACCCATTGCCGCGAATCTCGCAGAGACTGGGCAGGGCCAGAGGCGCGAGGGCGGGCTCGGTGCCTACGGCACGCGGCCACGGAGAGGGTGTCATGGCTCATCCAGCTGCAACGTCGAGGCCGCGAGTCCGCCAAAGCGGGAGGCCACGCGCAAGCCCGTCGAGCTGAGCGACGGGAACCCACCCACCGCGTCGTGGTGATAAAATATAATATAGTAATCTCAATCAAAGGGTGATATCGATGAAGACCACCGCCGCAGTTCTGCGATCCGCTGACCCGAGCGACGATCGATACTCTGGTCTTCGGGTTGAAGAGGTCGAACTTCTGCCGCCCGGCCGCGGAGAAGTCCTCGTCCAGGTTGCATTCGCCGGCATCTGCCACTCCGACCTATCGGTCGTCAACGGAACACGCATCCGCCCACTCCCGCTTGTGCTCGGCCATGAGGCCAGCGGTGTCGTCGCCGAGATCGGCGACGACGTGGACGACTTCCAAGTCGGCGACCACGTGGTGTTCTCGTTCGTTCCACCGTGCGGCCGCTGCGAGTGGTGTGTAGTCGGGCGGCCAGCGCTGTGCGCGCCGGGGAACCGCGCCAATTCCGAGGGAACTCTTCTCACGGGGTCTCGTCGTTTCGTGGATGCCGACGGTGCGACTCTCTCCCACCACAACGGC is a window from the Microbacterium lacus genome containing:
- a CDS encoding acyl-CoA dehydrogenase family protein, encoding MIERERLRADVAALCSEFPDEYWRELDQRRGYPEEFVDALTKAGFLSALIPTEFGGLGLGIGDASVILEEINRSGGHSGACHAQMYTMAALLRHGSDEQKRAYLPGLAGGSLRLQAFSITEQTAGSDTTRIETEAVRNGDGWTITGEKSWTSRIDQSDLALVLARTSPRNDGRGRADGLTLFLVDLREVRAKQPEALIVEPVRTMFNFATNRVSYRGMRVPADAVIGDVGKGFRYVLDGWNAERVLLAAEAIGDGYWFISRATAYANEVERFGAKLAVNQGVQFPIARAYTKIRAADLMRFDAAERFDRGEACGVEANMAKLLASDASWEAANVALDTHGGYGFVDTYDVERKFRETRLYGVAPVNSNLVLSYVGTKALGMPKSY
- a CDS encoding MmgE/PrpD family protein, whose protein sequence is MTADLAQHATRAPVPETASDRLRMLAVDYLSLARAGSRAPSAIAAVAAVSDDAGSAHIEGSQARVPAEAAALVNGISAHGLELDDTHEESSTHPGVVIWPTVFALADLDSISVDEALAAANVGYDVMTSSGVLIGAAEVYRRGFHPTAVAGALGAAAAASRLLELDVEQTQNALSLSANLAAGSLQFLTDGAWTKRLNAGHAASAGIRAARLARAGFRAPAAAIEGDHGWLRLYGGGMSAGNELDLCAGRGVLSTSVKFFACCRYMHGAMDLLADLHMSLGHLTSDEIARIDVAVIEAGQALVSLPPAQKLSVASTVDAQFNMPFGAALAFTTGRAGLEDFDNAASVAERLAPWMSKIHTVTSAKVEAAYPSRWTAEVRVLLDDGQEIARTTESFRGSPSSPPNWEDIAEKAAELVGPDSARALVKRWRHADGDAPLSSVKLDSAS
- a CDS encoding CaiB/BaiF CoA-transferase family protein, producing the protein MTNAPLAGVTVLSLEQAVAAPFATRQLADLGARVIKVERPEGDFARDYDTKVYGESSFFTWLNRGKESVVVDLKTADGIALIRRIIRTADVFVQNLAPGAVGRLGLDPLQLHAEEPSLIAASISGYGGGGPAEKKKAYDLLIQCEAGLVSVTGSPDAPAKVGISIADIAAGMYTYSGVLTALYEREKTGAGQVFEVSMLEALGEWMAQPYFYARYGGADPARAGARHASIAPYGPMACRDGTVFLGVQNDREWAALCRDVLNRPDLAEDHRFVGNTGRMAHRQDLEDVLAAAFSGIRVDEAEARLDAAGIANARLRTMQEFADHPQLEARRRWRDIATRSGVVRATVPPVTVFGREPLMGPVPAIGEHSEQIRAEFGAGGSA
- a CDS encoding CoA ester lyase, which translates into the protein MSRSLADARSLLFVPGDRPARFVSAAAARPDVVVLDLEDAVDAARKDLARESIARAVHDGLGRDQLFIVRVNGLDTSFADDDREIFGAARASGFAGVMVPKAEDASILENYTTGLGEVVALVETAVGVRHAYALARSRAVTRLALGTIDLALDLGQAAVERTPDADPTMDLVRADLVLDSRAAQCAAPIDGVSVALSDDDALTDSVQRARAIGMTGKLCIHPRQVGLTHDAFIPTDLEISWAWSVVRAGGPTHGAKAVDGKMIDRPVIERARRILAEAGTR
- a CDS encoding MaoC family dehydratase; this translates as MTGKEVTGWEGRFFEDFAIGDTYYHPLGRTITATDNTWFTLLTQNTAKVHFDSAYAASTEFGRPLVNSTLTLALVTGQSVIDLSLNVFANLGWDVVRLPAPVFEGDTLYSRSRVLELRDSGSRPAVGLVTVVTEGFNQDGVIVISYRRTFMVYRRGMAPLADVRRPDTASLDEASAR
- a CDS encoding aldehyde dehydrogenase family protein; this encodes MAQTLAFIDGSSVDCTATYENIDPADGRSLGTVVRSGPAEVDAAVEAAGRAQRLWRRATPEQRAGVLTRLGSLIFDNRDELAVLESEDTGKPLSQALADVDVCARYMTFYGHAIDSYYGLSIPIGPDHVVYTRREPFGVAAHILAWNYPLQLLGRAIGPALATGNACVVKPADETPRSAVRVAELAIESGLPKGVLNVIPGIGAETGALLAEHQGVAHIGFVGSTAIGAQIARSAAERTVPTTLELGGKSAQIVFPDADLDAAVPVLLKAIIQNAGQTCSAGARLLVHRHVHAEIIERLGRRFETVTMGRGIDDPDLGPLISVKQQKRVEQLVAASSGRVIAGGTIPAGYDEGAFFSATLIDDVDPASEIAQEEVFGPVLVTTSFDDEADALALANGTDYALLGAVWTRDIGRAHRMAAEIEAGQVYINTYGAGGGVELPFGGFKRSGYGREKGYEAMDAYTQTKTVVVKL